Proteins encoded together in one Astatotilapia calliptera chromosome 7, fAstCal1.2, whole genome shotgun sequence window:
- the naa25 gene encoding N-alpha-acetyltransferase 25, NatB auxiliary subunit: protein MAARGHVQDPNDRRLRPIYDYLDNGNNKMAIQQADKLLKKHKDLHCAKVLKAIGLQRTGKQDEAFTLAQEVATLEPTDDNSLQALTILYREMHRPELVTKLYEAAVKKVPLSEEYHSHLFMAYARVGEYKKMQQAGMALYKIVPKNPYYFWSVMSLVMQAISAQDEKLAQTMFLPLAERMVEKMVKEEKIEAEAEVQLYFMILERLGKCVEALEVIRGPLGEKLTSELQSRENKCMMLYKRLQRWPECNALAHKLLLKNPDDWQFYPAYFDSLFHLVDQSWSPPEEGEHCSEGSVHHTVVEVVRFVEERIKGEDNKESRSLRGPYLARLELMHRLRERGCPEESLLGEPLELMVQFFNKFGDKPCCITDLKIYLHLLSPEQHVQFINHLSEAVPLGNQEEEGFAFPEDTKALQRHLCVCQLSRALGLHHSLDVDGKLHLITELKAHYHHGLKFGKNALKTELQFSDMYCLMAAHVYIDLWTETGDEDMMWQCLGLLQEGLSHSPSNAQFKLLLLLLYCRLGAFEPVVDLYSSLDAKHVQHDTIGFLLTRYAESLGQFAAASQSCNFSLRFFHSNQKDTSEYIIQAYKYGAFEKIPEFIALRNRLNQSLHFAQVRTERMLLDLFLEADIVLSLEESVKAMSLSAEEDDIPWDSMRDNRDLTVFTCWDPKDRQLTDEHRRQSLEEESMWLRIRSLTLRLLASLAALAHMPSQQNSEISNENGVGDKTSILSSLLSQLNQALQTAAQMAEKHIQYPFLGPPSTRLVLALSSGSCQCQAAALQLSVHLHELETAGLDGSSELQTQICNGFKSIVVQLQEILNKCKGDLLEMKEGKLKTQPSLLENLVFFVETVCIVLWMASYCAKILRPLKTSLQKKKKKKKDANTALPVVMCGFQELTGNLQDLLTQAMEHIKGQETAMTSLKLSTLTLEGYTQEEVSFTKAATDKVQCSYLRSLQEVGDLLKKRTETIKNLKI from the exons GTCCTGAAGGCGATTGGCCTTCAGAGGACTGGAAAGCAGGATGAAGCTTTCACTTTAGCCCAGGAAGTGGCCACTCTCGAGCCCACTGATGACAACTCGCTTCAGGCTCTGACTATACTGTACAGAGAGATGCATCGTC CTGAGTTGGTCACCAAGCTGTATGAGGCTGCAGTGAAGAAGGTTCCTCTAAGCGAAGAGTATCACTCTCACCTCTTCATGGCGTACGCTCGTGTGGGAGAATACAAAAAGATGCAGCAG GCAGGAATGGCCTTGTATAAAATTGTCCCGAAGAATCCCTATTACTTTTGGTCGGTCATGAGTCTTGTGATGCAG GCAATCTCAGCCCAAGATGAAAAGTTGGCTCAGACCATGTTCCTGCCTCTGGCTGAACGCATGGTGGAAAAAATGGTCAAGGAGGAAAAGAttgaagcagaagcagag GTGCAACTGTATTTTATGATCCTAGAGCGCTTGGGGAAATGTGTAGAGGCCCTTGAAGTGATCCGGGGCCCACTTGGGG aGAAGCTGACCAGTGAGCTGCAgagcagagaaaacaaatgtATGATGCTGTACAAGCGACTGCAACGCTGGCCAGAGTGCAACGCTTTGGCCCACAAACTGCTActtaaaaa TCCTGATGATTGGCAGTTCTACCCGGCTTACTTTGACTCTCTCTTTCACTTGGTGGATCAGTCGTGGAGCCCGCCAGAAGAAGGCGAACA CTGTTCAGAGGGTTCAGTACATCACACTGTGGTTGAGGTGGTGAGGTTTGTGGAGGAGAGGATTAAGGGGGAGGACAACAAAGAGTCCCGCTCACTCAGAGGGCCTTACTTGGCTCGTCTTGAATTAATGCACAGACTGAGAGAAAGAGGCTGTCCTGAGGAAAGCCTGCTAG GTGAGCCTTTAGAGTTAATGGTGCAATTCTTCAACAAGTTTGGAGACAAGCCCTGCTGCATCACTGACCTAAAAATATACCTACACCTGCTGTCTCCTGAGCAGCACGTTCAG TTCATTAATCATCTTAGTGAAGCAGTTCCACTGGGCAACCAGGAAGAGGAAGGATTTGCTTTTCCAGAGGACACCAAGGCGCTGCAGaggcatttgtgtgtttgtcagctgaGCCGTGCACTAGGGCTGCATCATTCCCTCGACGTGGATGGCAAACTTCATCTTATCACAGAGCTTAAGGCTCACTATCATCATGGGCTTAAGTTTG GAAAGAACGCTCTAAAGACGGAGCTGCAGTTTTCTGATATGTATTGTCTCATGGCCGCTCATGTATACATTGACTTATGGACAGAGACcg GAGATGAGGACATGATGTGGCAGTGTTTGGGTCTCCTCCAGGAGGGACTATCTCACAGTCCTTCCAACGCCCAGTTCAAGCTGCTGTTACTGCTCCTGTACTGTCGACTGGGAGCGTTTGAGCCTGTAGTGGACCTTTACTCAAGCCTGGATGCCAAGCATGTACAGCATGACACCATAGG ttttctgtTAACGCGCTATGCTGAGTCACTGGGTCAGTTTGCTGCAGCCTCCCAGTCCTGTAATTTCTCCCTCAGGTTTTTCCACTCGAACCAGAAAGAT ACCTCAGAGTATATCATCCAGGCATATAAGTATGGAGCGTTTGAGAAAATCCCAGAGTTCATTGCTCTCAGAAACAGGTTAAACCAGTCGCTGCACTTTGCCCAGGTCCGCACTGAGAGGATGCTGCTCGACCTCTTCCTTGAGGCTGATAT tGTCTTGAGTCTGGAAGAGAGTGTGAAGGCCATGTCTTTGTCTGCAGAAGAGGATGACATCCCCTGGGATAGTATGAGGGACAACAGAGACCTAACTGTTTTTACGTGCTGGGATCCTAAAGACAG ACAGCTAACAGATGAACACAGACGTCAGTCTCTAGAGGAAGAGTCCATGTGGCTCAGAATACGTTCTCTAACGCTTCGCCTCCTCGCCTCATTGGCTGCGTTGGCACATATGCCCTCACAGCAAAACTCTGAGATATCTAATGAGAACGGAGTGGGAGACAAGACCTCAATTCTCAGCAGCCTGCTCTCCCAGCTGAACCAGGCTCTACAGACAGCAGCTCAGATGgcagaaaaacacatacag TATCCATTCCTGGGACCACCCTCGACCCGTCTGGTCCTAGCTTTGTCCAGTGGAAGCTGTCAGTGTCAGGCTGCAGCCCTGCAGTTGTCTGTCCACCTACATGAGCTCGAGACGGCTGGACTTG ATGGGTCATCCGAGCTTCAGACACAGATCTGTAACGGTTTCAAATCAATAGTAGTTCAGCTTCAAG AAATCCTGAATAAATGCAAAGGAGATTTATTGGAAATGAAAGAAGGCAAATTAAAAACCCAGCCGTCCTTATTAGAAAACCTAGTCTTCTTTGTTGAG ACTGTGTGCATAGTCCTGTGGATGGCTAGTTACTGTGCCAAGATCCTTCGACCACTGAAGACTAgtttacagaaaaagaaaaagaagaaaaaggatgcAAACACAGCTCTG ccAGTGGTGATGTGTGGCTTCCAGGAGCTGACAGGGAATTTGCAAGACCTGCTGACACAGGCCATGGAGCATATAAAGGGCCAAGAGACTGCCATGACATCACTTAAATTGTCCACTTTAACCTTGGAAGGATACACACAG gAGGAAGTGTCGTTTACGAAAGCTGCTACGGATAAGGTGCAGTGCAGTTACCTCCGCTCCCTACAGGAGGTGGGAGATCTGCTCAAGAAGAGAACAGAAACTATAAAGAACCTCAAGATATGA